ATATCTTTTTCATCTAAGTTTTTGATTTTTAAATTTTTCATTTATCGCTCCTTGATTTTTTGGTAAGGATTTGATAAAATGAATTTGTAAAGGTTTGCATGATTCTCTATTGGTATTTGCAATGTTGATAGAGAATTTTTATTTTATCAATTAGGGGGCAAAAAAGGGGCAAATTTTTAAAAAATTATTATTTTCTTGCATTTTTTGCTAAATGCTTGTATAATAAAAACCAATAAAAATAACTATAAATAATAGTAATAAAAAATATAATGATGTTTGGGAAAATCCATCTCTAAAAAAAACCTTTTGGAAACACGTATTATTCAAAAGGATAGTATGTGTTTTTTATTTGTCTGAAAAATAGGGAAAATTTAATAAATAAAAAAAATTATAAGGAGGAAAAAATTTTGGAATTTTTTAGAAATTTTCAGTTTGGAGTAAATGAATTAATGTGGTTGGGATACCTGTTACTTAATTTTACAGCAGTTATTTTGGCTTACAAGTTTTGGGGGAAGGCTGGATTGCTTTCGATTGTGCCGCTTTCAATAGTTATTGCAAATATTCAGGTTGGGAAAATGATGACATTGTTTGGTGTGGATACGACTATGGGAAACATTGCATTTGGAGGGATTTATCTGGCATCAGATATTCTTTCAGAGAATGAAGGGAAAAAGTATGCCAGAAAAGTAGTTTCACTTGGATTTGCCTCAATGCTGTTTACAACGTTTATTATGCAAATTGTTTTAAAAATACAGGTTGCACCATCGGATACTATGCAAGGTGCTTTAAGTCAGGTGTTTGGATTTATGCCAAGACTGGCAATAGCAAGTGTAACAGGATTTGCAGCCTCACAAGCCTTCGACATCTGGTCCTATCAAGTAATAAGAAAATTACGTCCAAGTTTTAAAGATATATGGATCAGAAATAATGCAAGTACGATGTTAAGCCAGATACTTGATAATATAGTATTTTCATTTATGGCATTTTTAGGTGTTTATTCAATGAAAGAAATAATTGTGATTATATTTTCTACATATTTTCTAAAAGTAATAATTTCGCTATTGGATACTCCATTTGTGTATATTGCAACAATTTGGAAAAATAACGGAAAAGTAAATGAAGATTAATAAAAAGGAATAAAAATGATAAGATATAGTGTAATAAAAGAAAAAAATCCTAGAGAAATAGTGCTTTTAAAGGGATTTAGCTGTGCATACGGAAAATGTGCGTTTTGTAATTATATTTTGGACAATACAGATGATGAAGAGGAAATGAACAGGGTAAATCTGGAGGCGATTAATCAGATTACTGGTGAAAAAGGAGCCTTGCAGGTTATAAATTCTGGCTCTGTCTTTGAGCTTAATGATTTTACGCTTTCTAAAATTAAGGAAGTTTGTCGTGAGAAAAATATAAAAATATTATATTTTGAAGCATATTTTGGGTATATAAATAGGCTTAATGAAATTAGAGAATATTTTAGTGAGCAGGAAGTGCGGTTTGCTATTGGAATGGAAACTTTTGATAATGAATTTCGTACAAAAGTGCTTACAAAAAATTTTGTTATAAATAATAAAGTTTTGGAAAAAATAAAAAAAGAATATAAAATGGGGCTTTTTATGATTTGTATAAAAGGGCAGACAAAGGAAATGATTTTGCGTGATATAGAGCTTGCTCAGGAGTATTTTAACGAAATTGCACTTAGTGTATTTGTAAATAATGATACAAAAGTAGAGCGGGATGAGGAGCTTGTAAAATGGTTCTTGACAGAAATTTATCCAGAGTTAAATAAAAAGCGGAATATCGAAATTCTTGTTGATAATAAAGATTTTGGAGTGTATGTACAATAACTTGATAAATAGTTACAATTTTTAAGCAATATTTATTATTAGATTAGAGATGTAATGAAAGAAATATTA
The nucleotide sequence above comes from Leptotrichia trevisanii DSM 22070. Encoded proteins:
- a CDS encoding queuosine precursor transporter; the encoded protein is MEFFRNFQFGVNELMWLGYLLLNFTAVILAYKFWGKAGLLSIVPLSIVIANIQVGKMMTLFGVDTTMGNIAFGGIYLASDILSENEGKKYARKVVSLGFASMLFTTFIMQIVLKIQVAPSDTMQGALSQVFGFMPRLAIASVTGFAASQAFDIWSYQVIRKLRPSFKDIWIRNNASTMLSQILDNIVFSFMAFLGVYSMKEIIVIIFSTYFLKVIISLLDTPFVYIATIWKNNGKVNED
- a CDS encoding radical SAM protein, with the protein product MIRYSVIKEKNPREIVLLKGFSCAYGKCAFCNYILDNTDDEEEMNRVNLEAINQITGEKGALQVINSGSVFELNDFTLSKIKEVCREKNIKILYFEAYFGYINRLNEIREYFSEQEVRFAIGMETFDNEFRTKVLTKNFVINNKVLEKIKKEYKMGLFMICIKGQTKEMILRDIELAQEYFNEIALSVFVNNDTKVERDEELVKWFLTEIYPELNKKRNIEILVDNKDFGVYVQ